From one Erinaceus europaeus chromosome 4, mEriEur2.1, whole genome shotgun sequence genomic stretch:
- the IL2RB gene encoding interleukin-2 receptor subunit beta, with product MAAAFQPWVLFLLVLLPSLVMAQAPTRENADSSVLMCFYNSKANISCVWRQEGALPTAPCHIHARPDKRHWNKTCELLPVRPSSWACNLIIGDLNSQILTSADTIDMSVLCPDGGSWRTLLTQPFKPFDNLRLMAPNSLRVTHGDVGQCNITWSVPQSSHYIEKYLEFHVRLRTLDQSWEEIRPWSIKQNQQWISLENLAADTSYELQVQVQSQKGSHNSWSPWSQPLAFRTKPAVLTVKAAPEFSQLNHVLVALGGAVSFLILVTLLFNCRSIGPRLKKVLKCHIPDPSEFFAQLSSEHGDDFQKWLASPFPSSSFSPSGLATEISPLEVLDRDTKAAQLLMLQQEKPGPSSPSSHSLTSCFTNQGYFFFHLPDALEIESCQVYFTYDPCTEELEEGEPRVPEGGFPPVLPPPPGEENAYCIFPPGDELLSPPSLLSGPGPTHLVSQPQGPPTLGASSQVHTQSPGEGGEEAPAPSTGSCFPWASPPGGCQIRPPHSCLALNTDAYLSLQELQDQDPAHSM from the exons ATGGCAGCCGCCTTTCAGCCCTGGGTTCTGTTCCTTCTTGTGCTCCTCCCATCCTTGGTCATGGCTCAGGCACCTACaagagagaatg CAGACTCATCTGTGCTTATGTGCTTCTACAACTCCAAGGCCAACATCTCCTGTgtgtggagacaggagggggccCTGCCCACCGCACCCTGCCACATCCACGCCCGGCCAGACAAACG GCACTGGAACAAGACCTGTGAGCTGCTCCCAGTGAGACCCTCATCCTGGGCCTGTAACCTAATCATTGGGGATCTAAAT TCTCAGATCCTGACCTCAGCAGACACCATCGACATGAGCGTGCTGTGCCCAGACGGGGGTAGCTGGAGGACACTGCTGACCCAGCCCTTCAAGCCCTTCGACAACC TTCGCCTGATGGCCCCCAACTCCCTGCGTGTCACCCATGGAGATGTTGGCCAATGCAACATCACGTGGAGTGTCCCACAGTCCTCCCACTACATTGAAAAGTACCTGGAGTTTCATGTCCGGCTCAGGACCTTGGATCAGAGCTGGGAG GAGATCCGGCCATGGAGCATCAAGCAGAACCAGCAGTGGATCAGCCTGGAGAATCTGGCTGCAGACACCAGCTATGAGCTGCAGGTGCAGGTCCAGTCACAGAAAGGCAGCCACAACTCCTGGAGCCCCTGGAGCCAGCCGCTGGCCTTCCGGACTAAGCCTGcag TCCTGACAGTCAAGGCAGCCCCGGAGTTTTCTCAGCTGAACCATGTCCTCGTGGCCCTCGGTGGGGCTGTGAGCTTCCTCATATTGGTCACCTTGCTGTTCAACTGCCGCTCCATAGGGCCCAG ACTGAAGAAAGTTCTGAAGTGCCACATCCCAGACCCCTCGGAGTTCTTTGCCCAGCTCAGCTCAGAGCACGGAGACGACTTCCAG AAGTGGCTGGCCTCGCCCTTCCCCTCATCCTCCTTCAGCCCCAGTGGCCTAGCAACTGAGATCTCACCGCTGGAAGTGCTGGACAGGGACACCAAGGCTGCGCAGCTGCTGATGCTGCAACAGGAGAAGCCAGGCCCCTCCTCGCCCAGTAGCCACTCTCTCACCAGCTGCTTCACCAACCAGGGCTACTTCTTCTTCCACCTCCCGGACGCACTGGAGATTGAGTCCTGCCAGGTCTACTTCACCTACGACCCCTGCACGGAGGAGCTAGAGGAGGGGGAGCCCAGGGTACCTGAGGGGGGCTTTCCTCCAGTTTTGCCACCCCCACCAGGGGAGGAAAACGCCTACTGCATCTTCCCCCCTGGGGATGAGCTGCTTTCCCCCCCCAGCCTCCTTAGTGGCCCAGGGCCCACCCACTTGGTCTCCCAGCCCCAGGGGCCCCCCACTCTAGGAGCATCTTCTCAGGTACACACCCAGTCACCAGGTGAAGGTGGAGAGGAGGCCCCTGCCCCCAGTACTGGGTCCTGCTTTCCCTGGGCCAGCCCACCTGGGGGATGCCAGATCAGGCCCCCCCACTCCTGCCTGGCTCTGAATACTGATGCCTACCTGTCTCTCCAAGAGCTTCAGGATCAGGACCCGGCTCACTCCATGTAG